From the genome of Bordetella sp. H567, one region includes:
- the mreD gene encoding rod shape-determining protein MreD, which yields MVWGSVLLVWLISLLPWRLWEEAPDILILVIAFWCVHEPRRIGMVTAFVFGLLMDVHDAGVLGGNALSYALVAYGAVVLHRRLQRFDLWSQAMHMLPIFFVARLVTVLIKAWIAGKWPGWDWAVGTALTAALWPVAGWLLHLPTRGADDADAASV from the coding sequence ATGGTGTGGGGATCGGTGCTCCTGGTCTGGCTGATCTCGCTGCTGCCGTGGCGGCTGTGGGAGGAAGCCCCGGATATCCTGATCCTGGTCATCGCGTTCTGGTGCGTGCACGAACCGCGGCGCATCGGCATGGTGACGGCCTTCGTCTTTGGGCTGTTGATGGACGTGCATGACGCCGGGGTGCTGGGCGGCAACGCGCTGTCCTATGCCCTGGTGGCCTATGGCGCCGTCGTTCTGCATCGCCGCCTGCAGCGCTTCGATCTGTGGAGCCAGGCCATGCACATGCTGCCCATCTTCTTCGTGGCGCGGCTGGTGACCGTATTGATCAAGGCCTGGATTGCCGGCAAATGGCCGGGCTGGGATTGGGCAGTCGGCACGGCGCTGACCGCCGCCCTCTGGCCCGTCGCGGGATGGTTGCTGCATCTGCCCACGCGCGGCGCCGACGATGCCGATGCGGCCTCGGTCTGA
- the mrdA gene encoding penicillin-binding protein 2 — protein MFEFKKTGAQQKQRFRLRAWVGGVAALLCFGLLVGRFWMLQVERYEGLSERADRNRIAVVPIPPRRGEILDRNGVVLARNYRTYTLEIVPAQVGGIDALFKALTPVVYISPADQRRLKRRIAENSRYATLTLRDNLNETEAAWFAAHAFQFPGVELRARWVREYPEGKSAGHVVGYIGRISDGDIEELEASGQLGNYRGTDVIGKKGIEKSWEAQLHGRTGMEEVEVTAGGRPVRTLRRIDPIPGSDIKLSIDMRLQKVAEEAFGDQRGALVALEPDTGEVLAFVSQPSFDPNMFVDGIDVDNWRMLNESPDHPLINRPIYGTYPIGSTYKPFVAMAALELGKRRATDRIPDPGYFEFGGQKFRNAAGAVFGPTDMHKALVVSSDTYFFSLGPEIGVDALHDFTKQFGFGQITGIDLDGEKRGVLPSTAWKRSAYKDKDKQRWYAGESVSVAVGQGYNAFTILQLAQATSTLADNGLYRRPHLVHAVEDPRTGVFTDTPTTPNYQIPLHQANLDVVKGAMADVVRVGTARQAFRGTAYQAAGKTGTAQVYSLRGARYHASAIDERLRDHALFMGFAPVDHPRIAVALIVENAGWGASSAAPIARKVFDAWLTEDHPDAPPRQPNVAGNAPDAPPKQPNIAGKAPDAPPRRRDVAVNQSDMPPRPRPVAVKTDAAVAGADR, from the coding sequence ATGTTCGAATTCAAAAAAACCGGCGCACAGCAGAAACAGCGCTTCAGGTTGCGCGCCTGGGTGGGCGGCGTGGCGGCGCTGCTGTGCTTCGGCCTGCTCGTGGGCCGCTTCTGGATGCTGCAGGTGGAGCGCTATGAGGGCTTGTCCGAGCGCGCGGACCGCAATCGCATCGCCGTCGTCCCCATCCCGCCGCGACGCGGCGAAATACTGGACCGCAACGGGGTCGTGCTGGCGCGCAACTACCGCACCTATACCCTGGAGATCGTGCCGGCGCAGGTGGGTGGTATCGATGCGCTGTTCAAGGCCCTGACACCGGTGGTGTACATCAGCCCGGCGGACCAGCGCCGGCTCAAGCGCCGCATCGCGGAGAACAGCCGCTACGCGACGCTCACCCTGCGCGACAACCTGAACGAGACCGAAGCCGCCTGGTTCGCCGCGCATGCCTTCCAGTTCCCTGGCGTGGAGCTGCGCGCGCGCTGGGTGCGCGAGTATCCGGAGGGCAAGTCCGCGGGGCACGTGGTCGGCTATATCGGCCGGATCTCCGACGGCGATATCGAGGAGCTCGAAGCCAGCGGCCAGCTCGGCAACTACCGCGGCACCGACGTCATCGGCAAGAAGGGCATCGAAAAGAGCTGGGAAGCCCAGCTGCACGGCCGTACCGGCATGGAAGAAGTGGAAGTGACGGCGGGCGGCCGGCCCGTGCGCACCCTGCGGCGCATCGATCCCATTCCGGGCTCCGACATCAAGCTGTCCATCGATATGCGCCTGCAGAAAGTCGCCGAGGAGGCCTTTGGGGACCAGCGCGGCGCCCTGGTCGCCCTGGAGCCGGACACGGGTGAAGTGCTGGCCTTCGTGTCGCAGCCTTCGTTCGACCCGAATATGTTCGTCGACGGCATCGACGTGGATAACTGGCGCATGCTGAACGAATCGCCGGATCATCCCCTGATCAACCGGCCCATCTACGGCACCTATCCGATCGGCTCGACGTACAAGCCCTTCGTGGCCATGGCGGCCCTGGAACTGGGCAAGCGGCGCGCGACCGACCGCATTCCCGACCCGGGCTATTTTGAATTTGGCGGACAGAAATTCCGCAATGCGGCGGGCGCGGTGTTCGGCCCCACCGACATGCACAAGGCCCTGGTGGTGTCCTCGGACACCTACTTCTTTTCGCTCGGCCCGGAAATCGGCGTGGACGCGCTGCACGACTTCACCAAGCAATTCGGCTTCGGGCAGATCACCGGCATCGACCTGGACGGCGAAAAGCGCGGCGTGCTGCCGTCCACGGCCTGGAAGCGCAGCGCCTACAAGGACAAGGACAAGCAGCGCTGGTATGCCGGCGAGTCGGTGTCGGTGGCGGTGGGGCAGGGCTACAACGCCTTCACCATCCTGCAGCTGGCGCAGGCGACCTCCACGCTGGCCGACAACGGGCTGTATCGCAGGCCGCACCTGGTCCATGCCGTGGAAGACCCGCGCACCGGCGTGTTCACCGATACGCCCACCACGCCCAACTACCAGATCCCGCTGCACCAGGCCAACCTGGACGTGGTGAAGGGGGCGATGGCCGATGTGGTGCGCGTGGGAACGGCGCGGCAGGCCTTCCGGGGCACGGCCTACCAGGCCGCCGGCAAGACCGGTACGGCGCAGGTCTACAGCCTGCGCGGCGCGCGCTACCACGCCAGCGCCATCGACGAGCGCCTGCGCGACCATGCGCTGTTCATGGGCTTCGCGCCGGTGGACCATCCGCGCATCGCCGTCGCGCTGATCGTCGAAAACGCCGGCTGGGGCGCCAGCTCCGCCGCCCCCATCGCCCGCAAGGTATTCGACGCCTGGCTTACCGAAGACCATCCCGATGCGCCGCCCAGGCAGCCCAACGTCGCGGGTAACGCCCCTGACGCGCCGCCCAAGCAGCCCAACATCGCGGGCAAGGCGCCCGATGCGCCGCCACGGCGGCGCGATGTCGCGGTCAACCAGTCGGACATGCCGCCGCGGCCACGGCCCGTCGCCGTCAAGACCGATGCCGCCGTGGCGGGGGCCGACCGATGA
- the rodA gene encoding rod shape-determining protein RodA, with protein MKRLALILLRVVTAFDWPLLCILVLLTALGLTVMHSAVGSTDWRFADQSRNFIIAFFAMWVVALIPPKALMKCAPPAYVLGVALLVAVELFGETSKGATRWLNLGVTRIQPSEMMKIALPLMLAWYFQRHEGQVRIRDFLFAGLLLGVPFLLIVRQPDLGTALLVFGAGFCVIYFAGLSFKLLIPVVVAGIIGVGTLVSYEGQLCQPDVNWVVLHDYQKHRVCTLLDPSSDPLGKGFHTIQSMIAVGSGGLYGKGYMKGTQTHLDFIPERTTDFIFAVYAEEFGLYGGVLILVLYGLLIARGLTIATRATSQFGRLLSGSLTMMFFIYVFVNIGMVTGILPVVGVPLPFMSYGGTALLTVGVACGMLMSVNRHRSLKA; from the coding sequence ATGAAGCGCCTGGCATTGATCTTGTTGCGCGTGGTCACGGCTTTCGATTGGCCCTTGCTGTGCATCCTGGTGCTGCTGACCGCCCTGGGCCTGACCGTCATGCATTCCGCGGTGGGCAGCACCGATTGGCGCTTTGCCGACCAGTCGCGCAATTTCATCATCGCCTTCTTCGCGATGTGGGTGGTGGCGCTGATCCCGCCCAAGGCGCTCATGAAGTGCGCGCCCCCGGCCTATGTGCTGGGCGTGGCGCTGCTCGTGGCGGTGGAGCTGTTCGGCGAAACCAGCAAGGGCGCCACGCGCTGGCTGAACCTGGGCGTCACCCGCATCCAGCCGTCCGAAATGATGAAGATCGCGCTGCCGTTGATGCTCGCCTGGTACTTCCAGCGGCATGAAGGCCAGGTCCGCATACGCGACTTCCTGTTCGCCGGATTGCTGCTGGGCGTGCCTTTCCTGCTGATCGTGCGCCAGCCCGACCTCGGAACGGCGCTGTTGGTATTTGGCGCCGGATTCTGCGTGATCTATTTCGCCGGCCTGTCCTTCAAGCTGCTGATTCCGGTGGTGGTGGCCGGCATCATCGGCGTGGGCACGCTGGTCAGCTACGAAGGGCAGCTGTGCCAGCCCGACGTGAACTGGGTGGTGCTGCACGACTACCAGAAGCACCGCGTGTGTACCTTGCTGGACCCCAGCTCGGACCCATTGGGCAAGGGCTTCCACACGATCCAGTCCATGATCGCGGTGGGATCGGGCGGCCTGTACGGCAAGGGCTACATGAAGGGAACCCAGACGCATCTGGACTTCATCCCGGAACGCACGACCGACTTCATTTTCGCGGTCTACGCGGAGGAATTCGGCCTGTACGGGGGGGTGTTGATCCTGGTGCTGTATGGGTTGCTGATCGCCCGCGGGCTGACCATCGCCACGCGGGCGACCTCGCAATTCGGCCGATTGTTGAGCGGCTCACTGACCATGATGTTCTTCATCTATGTATTCGTGAACATCGGCATGGTGACCGGCATCCTGCCCGTGGTGGGCGTGCCGCTGCCGTTCATGAGTTATGGCGGAACCGCGCTGCTCACCGTGGGCGTCGCCTGCGGGATGCTGATGAGCGTGAACAGGCATCGTTCCCTCAAGGCCTAG
- a CDS encoding indolepyruvate ferredoxin oxidoreductase family protein, whose protein sequence is MNAPLTPAQRAALDSVQLDDKYSLETGLAWMSGIHALVRLPMMQRTRDVRAGLNTAGFISGYRGSPLGGVDLNMWKAAKYLKAHHVVFQPGVNEDLAATAVWGSQQVNLFPGARYDGVFGMWYGKGPGVDRCGDVFKHANAAGTSRHGGVLVVAGDDHPAKSSTLPHQSDHLLKACLIPVLFPSNVQEVLDYGLHGWAMSRYAGVWVGMKCITDIVEVSASVEVDPDRVGIVMPHDFQMPPDGLNIRLPDTPLEQEARLLDFKLYAALAYARANGLNRELWHVPQEAARFGIMTSGKAYLDTRQALSDLGLDDDTCRRIGVRLFKVGMVWPLEATGMQRFAEGLDEILVVEEKRQVLEYQLKEELFSWIGSGKKIPRVVGKFDDKDGGEWAVPQGNWLLPAHYEFSPAIVAKAIGARLLKFDLPADVRAGIEARLAFIDARERALSRPRVVAERKPWFCSGCPHNTSTRVPEGSRGMAGIGCHYMVRWMDRSTDLYTHMGGEGVPWVGHAPFTDEKHVFANLGDGTYYHSGLLAIRAAVAAKTPITYKILFNDAVAMTGGQPVDGPISVPMITCQLAAEGIEKIVVVTDEPEKYKTMNGMAPGVPVLHRDELDRVQRELREYPGVSILIYDQTCATEKRRRRKHNAYPDPARRVVINDRVCEGCGDCSDKSNCLSVEPLETEFGRKRTINQSSCNKDFSCLNGFCPSFVTVEGGKLRKPKGIAAQGEIDAALSDPERPALDRPYGVFIAGVGGTGVVTIGQLLGMAAHLEGKGCSVLDMAGLAQKGGAVHSHVILARSPGHLLNTRVAMGEADLVLAGDLVVASSRDALARMRPERTRLLLNSDVAPTAAFISNPDWRLPSDSLQRDIDGACMPGQVDTVDAAELAVGLLGDAIYANPLMMGYAYQKGWIPLGRESLLRAIELNGQQVENNKAAFAWGRRAAQDLASVQQLIAPAASDAGDAVNTGAEIIEIRRGAVLAAGDAGPARRWPADLAALVGRRERFLADYQNKAYARRYADFVEQVATAEFAATGTTRLAQAVARNYFKLMAYKDEYEVARLYSDGVFLRRIAEQFEGDWKLNFHLAPPAFSRHDAQGHLVKRSYGPWMMKAFGVLSKARFLRGTPLDPFGYTKERRTERALVAEYRDTIAALLPRLGRGNLDIAVALATLPEEIRGYGHIKDAAIDRARARRSELLQRLDGGTHGSAGGTARAA, encoded by the coding sequence ATGAACGCCCCCCTTACGCCGGCGCAGCGCGCCGCGCTCGACTCGGTCCAACTGGACGACAAATATTCCCTGGAAACCGGCCTTGCCTGGATGAGCGGCATCCATGCGCTGGTGCGCCTGCCCATGATGCAGCGCACGCGCGATGTGCGGGCTGGCCTGAATACGGCGGGCTTCATCTCGGGCTATCGGGGTTCGCCCCTGGGCGGCGTGGACCTGAACATGTGGAAGGCGGCCAAGTACCTGAAGGCGCATCACGTGGTGTTCCAGCCGGGCGTGAACGAGGACCTTGCGGCCACCGCCGTATGGGGCTCCCAGCAGGTCAATCTGTTTCCCGGCGCGCGCTACGACGGCGTATTCGGCATGTGGTACGGCAAGGGGCCCGGCGTGGACCGCTGCGGGGACGTGTTCAAGCATGCCAATGCGGCGGGCACTTCCCGCCACGGCGGCGTGCTGGTGGTGGCGGGCGACGACCACCCCGCGAAGTCATCGACCCTGCCGCATCAAAGCGACCATCTGCTCAAGGCCTGCCTGATCCCGGTGCTGTTTCCCTCCAACGTCCAGGAGGTCCTGGACTACGGGCTGCACGGCTGGGCCATGAGCCGCTATGCCGGCGTCTGGGTCGGCATGAAATGCATCACGGATATCGTGGAGGTATCGGCCTCGGTGGAAGTGGACCCGGACCGCGTCGGCATCGTGATGCCGCACGATTTCCAGATGCCGCCGGACGGCTTGAACATCCGGCTGCCCGATACGCCGCTTGAACAGGAAGCACGCCTGCTGGACTTCAAGCTGTACGCGGCGCTGGCCTATGCGCGGGCCAATGGGCTGAACCGCGAGCTCTGGCATGTGCCGCAGGAAGCCGCGCGCTTCGGCATCATGACGTCCGGCAAGGCATACCTGGATACGCGCCAGGCGCTGTCCGACCTGGGCCTGGACGACGACACCTGCCGTCGTATCGGCGTGCGGCTGTTCAAGGTGGGCATGGTGTGGCCGCTGGAGGCCACGGGCATGCAGCGCTTCGCCGAAGGCCTGGACGAAATCCTGGTGGTCGAGGAAAAGCGCCAGGTGCTGGAATACCAGCTGAAGGAAGAGCTGTTCAGCTGGATAGGCAGCGGCAAGAAAATCCCGCGCGTGGTGGGCAAGTTCGACGACAAGGACGGCGGCGAATGGGCCGTGCCGCAGGGCAATTGGCTGCTGCCCGCCCACTACGAGTTTTCGCCCGCCATCGTCGCCAAGGCCATCGGCGCGCGGCTGCTGAAGTTCGACCTGCCGGCCGACGTCCGCGCCGGCATCGAGGCGCGCCTGGCCTTCATCGACGCGCGCGAGCGCGCGCTGTCGCGTCCGCGCGTGGTGGCGGAACGCAAGCCCTGGTTCTGCTCGGGCTGTCCGCACAATACCTCCACGCGCGTGCCGGAGGGCTCGCGCGGCATGGCCGGGATCGGTTGCCACTACATGGTCCGGTGGATGGACCGCAGCACGGATCTGTACACCCACATGGGCGGCGAGGGCGTGCCCTGGGTCGGCCATGCACCGTTCACGGACGAAAAACATGTCTTCGCCAACCTGGGCGACGGCACCTACTATCATTCCGGGCTGCTTGCCATCCGCGCCGCGGTTGCCGCCAAGACGCCCATCACCTACAAGATCCTGTTCAACGATGCCGTCGCGATGACCGGCGGCCAGCCGGTGGACGGGCCCATCAGCGTGCCCATGATCACGTGCCAGCTGGCGGCCGAGGGCATCGAGAAAATCGTCGTGGTCACGGACGAGCCCGAGAAATACAAAACCATGAACGGCATGGCGCCCGGCGTGCCGGTCCTGCATCGCGACGAACTGGATCGCGTGCAGCGCGAACTGCGCGAGTATCCGGGCGTGTCCATCCTGATCTATGACCAGACCTGCGCCACGGAAAAACGCCGGCGGCGCAAGCACAACGCGTATCCGGATCCCGCCCGGCGCGTCGTCATCAACGACCGCGTGTGCGAAGGCTGCGGCGATTGCTCCGATAAATCCAACTGCCTGTCGGTCGAGCCGCTGGAAACCGAGTTCGGCCGCAAGCGCACGATCAACCAGTCCAGCTGCAACAAGGACTTCTCCTGCCTGAACGGCTTCTGTCCCAGCTTCGTGACGGTGGAAGGCGGCAAGCTGCGCAAGCCCAAGGGCATCGCCGCCCAGGGCGAGATCGACGCGGCATTGTCCGATCCCGAACGGCCCGCATTGGATAGGCCGTACGGCGTGTTCATCGCGGGCGTGGGCGGCACCGGCGTGGTCACGATCGGCCAGCTGCTGGGCATGGCCGCGCACTTGGAAGGCAAGGGCTGCTCGGTGCTGGATATGGCGGGCCTGGCGCAGAAGGGCGGAGCCGTGCATTCGCACGTCATCCTGGCACGCTCGCCGGGCCATTTGCTGAACACCCGCGTGGCCATGGGCGAGGCCGACCTGGTCCTGGCGGGCGACCTGGTGGTGGCCAGCAGCCGCGATGCGCTGGCGCGCATGCGGCCCGAACGCACGCGCCTGCTGCTCAATAGCGATGTGGCGCCTACCGCTGCCTTTATTTCCAATCCGGACTGGCGCCTGCCATCGGACAGCCTGCAGCGCGACATCGATGGGGCCTGCATGCCGGGGCAGGTGGATACGGTCGATGCCGCCGAACTGGCCGTGGGCTTGCTGGGAGACGCCATCTACGCCAACCCCTTGATGATGGGCTACGCCTATCAGAAAGGCTGGATTCCCCTGGGGCGCGAGTCGCTGTTGCGTGCCATCGAACTGAACGGCCAGCAGGTCGAGAACAACAAGGCCGCCTTCGCCTGGGGCCGCCGCGCCGCGCAGGATCTGGCGTCTGTCCAGCAACTGATCGCGCCGGCCGCGTCCGATGCGGGCGATGCCGTGAACACCGGCGCGGAAATCATCGAAATCCGCCGCGGCGCGGTGCTGGCGGCCGGAGATGCCGGCCCGGCGCGGCGCTGGCCCGCGGATCTGGCCGCGCTGGTGGGCCGGCGCGAGCGCTTCCTGGCCGACTACCAGAACAAGGCCTACGCGCGGCGCTATGCCGATTTCGTGGAGCAGGTCGCCACCGCCGAATTCGCCGCGACGGGCACCACGCGCCTGGCCCAGGCGGTCGCGCGCAACTACTTCAAGCTGATGGCCTACAAGGACGAATACGAGGTGGCCCGGCTGTACAGCGATGGCGTTTTCCTGCGCCGCATCGCCGAACAATTCGAAGGCGACTGGAAGCTCAATTTCCATCTGGCGCCGCCGGCTTTTTCGCGGCACGATGCCCAGGGCCATCTGGTCAAGCGTTCTTATGGGCCATGGATGATGAAAGCCTTCGGCGTCCTCAGCAAGGCGCGCTTCCTGCGTGGCACGCCGCTCGATCCTTTCGGGTACACCAAGGAGCGGCGCACGGAAAGGGCGCTGGTGGCGGAGTACCGCGACACCATCGCGGCGCTATTGCCTCGCTTGGGACGCGGCAATCTGGATATTGCCGTGGCGCTGGCAACTTTGCCCGAAGAGATCCGCGGCTACGGCCACATCAAGGACGCCGCGATCGACAGGGCGCGGGCGCGCCGGTCCGAGCTGTTGCAGCGCCTGGATGGCGGCACGCATGGAAGTGCGGGAGGCACCGCCCGCGCCGCATAG
- the mutY gene encoding A/G-specific adenine glycosylase — MDFATRIAAWQQRHGRHDLPWQNTRDPYRIWLSEIMLQQTQVGTVIPYYERFLGRFPDLHALAAADQEAVMPYWAGLGYYARARNLHRCAQVIVSDWGGRFPPDASAIATLPGIGRSTAAAIAAFAYGERSPIMDGNVKRVFARHFGIAGDPARRETEIRLWALADAQLADGAGQAVDMAAYTQGLMDLGATVCVRGKPRCERCPVNETCIARRDGRQAELPTPKARKASPERRTGMLLLQHDGKLLLERRPSPGIWGGLWSLPEFDAGLDAAAACKALGAAPGAVFELAAFSHTFTHFRLHVRPWYVVVSQAPAALERPWRWVDAAGAADVALPAPVRKLIDGLFAAGLPQDVMAPAA, encoded by the coding sequence ATGGACTTCGCAACCCGAATCGCCGCGTGGCAGCAGCGCCACGGCCGCCACGATCTGCCGTGGCAGAACACCCGCGATCCCTACCGCATCTGGCTGTCGGAAATCATGCTGCAACAGACCCAGGTCGGTACAGTCATTCCCTACTACGAGCGCTTTCTGGGCCGCTTTCCGGACCTGCACGCGCTGGCCGCGGCGGACCAGGAAGCCGTCATGCCCTATTGGGCGGGACTGGGCTACTACGCCCGCGCGCGCAACCTGCATCGATGCGCACAGGTAATCGTAAGCGACTGGGGCGGCCGCTTCCCCCCCGACGCATCGGCCATCGCGACGCTGCCGGGCATAGGACGATCCACCGCGGCCGCCATCGCCGCCTTCGCCTACGGCGAGCGATCGCCCATCATGGACGGCAATGTGAAGCGCGTGTTCGCGCGCCATTTCGGCATTGCCGGCGATCCGGCGCGGCGCGAAACCGAGATCCGGCTATGGGCACTGGCCGACGCCCAGCTGGCCGACGGGGCCGGGCAGGCGGTCGACATGGCCGCCTATACACAGGGATTGATGGACCTGGGCGCCACGGTATGCGTGCGCGGCAAGCCGCGCTGCGAGCGTTGCCCGGTCAACGAGACGTGTATCGCCCGGCGCGACGGCCGGCAGGCCGAACTGCCCACGCCCAAGGCGCGCAAGGCATCGCCGGAGCGGCGCACGGGCATGCTGCTCCTGCAGCACGACGGCAAGCTCCTGCTGGAACGGCGTCCCTCGCCGGGCATCTGGGGCGGCCTGTGGAGCCTGCCGGAATTCGATGCCGGCCTGGACGCCGCGGCGGCCTGCAAGGCGCTGGGTGCCGCGCCGGGCGCGGTATTCGAACTGGCTGCGTTCTCGCACACCTTCACGCACTTTCGGCTGCATGTGCGGCCCTGGTATGTCGTCGTTTCGCAGGCGCCTGCCGCGCTGGAGCGGCCGTGGCGGTGGGTGGATGCCGCCGGCGCCGCGGACGTTGCCCTGCCCGCGCCGGTGCGCAAGCTGATCGACGGCCTGTTCGCGGCCGGCTTGCCGCAGGACGTGATGGCGCCGGCGGCCTAG